One Antarctobacter heliothermus DNA segment encodes these proteins:
- a CDS encoding cell division ATP-binding protein FtsE, with amino-acid sequence MIELDNVAYSYSGAALFSGLSLQLAPGSFHFLTGPSGSGKTTFLKLCYGALRATEGRVSIFDTDVADMDRDAVAFARRRIGVVHQDCQFLDHLPLAENVALPLTVTGQATVDQVDNLRELLTWVGLTAKAEALPPELSGGERQRAALARALILSPDVILADEPTGNVDWEMSQRLLRLLVELNKMGKTVMIATHDLMLIRAAKSLVPARILRIAGGTLQSAGADL; translated from the coding sequence GTGATCGAGCTGGACAATGTGGCCTATTCCTACAGCGGAGCGGCGCTGTTTTCGGGCCTGTCCCTGCAGCTGGCGCCCGGATCCTTTCATTTCCTGACCGGCCCGTCAGGATCGGGTAAGACAACCTTCCTGAAACTCTGTTACGGCGCGCTGCGGGCGACAGAGGGGCGGGTGTCGATCTTTGACACCGATGTCGCGGACATGGACCGCGACGCGGTGGCCTTTGCCCGCCGCCGCATCGGCGTGGTGCATCAGGACTGCCAGTTCCTTGACCATCTGCCGCTGGCAGAAAATGTGGCGCTGCCATTGACCGTGACCGGACAGGCGACGGTCGATCAGGTGGACAACCTGCGCGAACTGCTGACATGGGTCGGATTGACGGCCAAGGCCGAGGCGCTGCCGCCGGAACTGTCGGGGGGCGAACGTCAGCGCGCCGCGCTGGCCCGCGCGTTGATTCTCAGCCCGGATGTGATTTTGGCGGATGAGCCCACCGGCAACGTCGACTGGGAGATGTCGCAACGCCTGCTGCGCCTGCTGGTCGAGTTGAACAAGATGGGCAAGACGGTGATGATTGCCACCCATGACCTGATGCTGATACGCGCCGCCAAAAGTCTGGTGCCCGCGCGCATCCTGCGCATCGCGGGTGGCACGCTGCAATCGGCGGGGGCGGACCTGTGA
- a CDS encoding pyridoxamine 5'-phosphate oxidase family protein, which yields MRRLETQDDLHALYGAPVPAAMSKVATRLTPLYRQWIEGARFGVLSTAGPDGVHGSPRGDNGPLVRVADETTLMMPDWWGNNRLDCLRDIVQDGRAALLFLVPGTNTTVRVNGRAFLTDDADLRRSFAKGDKQPATVIVIEVAEVYTQCAKALMRSALWTCGDISKGLPTTGEIIADMTNGAYGGKDYDRTYPEYAKPKMW from the coding sequence ATGCGCAGACTTGAAACACAGGACGATCTGCACGCGCTGTACGGCGCACCGGTTCCTGCGGCGATGAGCAAGGTCGCCACCCGTCTGACCCCGCTTTATCGCCAATGGATCGAGGGCGCGCGCTTTGGCGTGCTGTCGACCGCCGGACCAGACGGCGTGCATGGCTCGCCCCGTGGCGACAATGGCCCGCTGGTGCGGGTCGCGGATGAAACGACGCTGATGATGCCGGACTGGTGGGGCAACAACCGGCTAGATTGCCTGCGCGACATCGTGCAGGACGGGCGCGCGGCGCTGCTGTTTCTGGTGCCGGGAACCAACACCACGGTGCGCGTCAATGGCCGCGCCTTCCTGACCGATGATGCGGACCTGCGCCGCAGCTTCGCCAAAGGCGACAAGCAGCCTGCCACCGTCATCGTGATTGAGGTGGCAGAGGTCTATACTCAATGCGCCAAGGCGCTGATGCGCTCGGCCCTCTGGACCTGCGGAGACATCTCAAAAGGCCTGCCCACGACCGGAGAGATCATCGCCGACATGACAAACGGCGCATATGGCGGCAAGGACTATGACCGCACCTACCCGGAATACGCCAAGCCCAA
- a CDS encoding lysophospholipid acyltransferase family protein: MRWVMSFLFVVQMYGMMAIMGIVFLPWALISKQGARAACKTYCRWVRFTARWMVGLRTEVRGPIPRDEVLIAAKHQSFLDIILIFGAIPAGKFIMKRELMWAPVIGQYALRIGCVPVARGKRGQAIAKMLSDVDRGAADPGQLIIYPQGTRIAPGVKAPYKVGTALLYEQTGQPCVPAATNVGLFWPRKGIYRKSGLAVVEFLPRIEPGLGRDAFLARLQNEVETASNALMKEAGFDAQT, encoded by the coding sequence ATGCGTTGGGTGATGTCGTTTCTTTTCGTTGTTCAAATGTACGGCATGATGGCGATCATGGGCATCGTCTTCCTGCCGTGGGCATTGATCTCAAAACAGGGCGCCCGCGCGGCCTGCAAGACCTACTGCCGCTGGGTGCGCTTTACCGCGCGCTGGATGGTGGGCCTGCGGACAGAGGTCCGAGGCCCGATCCCGCGCGATGAGGTGCTGATCGCTGCCAAACACCAAAGCTTTCTGGACATCATCCTGATCTTTGGTGCGATCCCGGCGGGCAAGTTCATCATGAAACGCGAACTGATGTGGGCACCGGTCATTGGCCAATACGCCCTGCGCATCGGATGCGTGCCTGTGGCGCGCGGTAAGCGCGGACAAGCCATCGCCAAGATGCTGAGCGATGTGGATCGCGGTGCAGCTGATCCGGGCCAGCTGATCATCTACCCCCAAGGCACCCGCATCGCGCCCGGTGTCAAAGCCCCGTATAAAGTTGGCACCGCGTTGCTCTATGAACAGACGGGCCAGCCCTGCGTCCCGGCGGCCACCAACGTGGGCCTGTTCTGGCCGCGCAAGGGGATCTACCGCAAATCGGGCCTTGCCGTGGTTGAGTTCCTGCCCAGAATCGAACCGGGGCTGGGCCGCGATGCTTTTCTGGCGCGCCTCCAGAATGAGGTGGAAACCGCGTCCAATGCACTGATGAAAGAGGCCGGATTCGATGCGCAGACTTGA
- a CDS encoding cell division protein FtsX codes for MLDRFKGLIARDAGADRVVPPAGFTVRLTLFTAAAMAFLTVFALALSLAAGRLATSWGEELARASTIRISAPEGQLAAQTTTVLRVLEQTPGIDSARALTADEQRALLEPWFGPDLPLESLPMPQIVEVQEASGGYDADGLRLRLQAEAPGAVLDEHNRWRRPLVTAAGRLRLLGWAAIVLIGAATGAMVTLAAHAALAANAQVIAVLRLVGATDGYIAGAFVRRFTLRTLTGAAVGTLVGVAALLLMPSAGDTGGILTGLRFSGFQWLWPLLVPFLAAAVAFLATELAARRVLGELA; via the coding sequence ATGCTGGACCGGTTCAAAGGGCTGATCGCCCGTGACGCAGGCGCGGACCGCGTGGTGCCACCTGCCGGGTTCACCGTACGCCTGACGCTGTTCACCGCCGCCGCCATGGCCTTTCTGACGGTCTTCGCACTGGCCCTCAGCCTTGCCGCCGGGCGACTGGCAACCTCTTGGGGCGAGGAATTGGCCCGCGCCTCAACCATCCGCATTTCCGCGCCCGAGGGGCAACTGGCGGCACAAACCACCACCGTCCTGCGCGTGCTCGAACAGACACCGGGGATCGACTCGGCCCGTGCGCTGACGGCGGATGAACAACGCGCGCTGTTAGAGCCGTGGTTTGGCCCCGACCTGCCGCTGGAAAGCCTGCCGATGCCACAGATCGTCGAGGTGCAAGAGGCATCGGGCGGCTATGATGCCGACGGCCTGCGTCTGCGTCTGCAGGCAGAGGCACCGGGTGCTGTGCTGGATGAACACAACCGCTGGCGTAGGCCGCTGGTGACGGCGGCGGGTCGCTTGCGCTTGTTGGGCTGGGCGGCGATCGTGCTCATCGGCGCGGCCACCGGCGCGATGGTCACGCTGGCCGCCCATGCCGCACTTGCCGCCAACGCGCAGGTCATCGCCGTGTTGCGGTTGGTCGGGGCCACCGATGGTTATATTGCAGGCGCCTTTGTGCGCCGCTTTACCCTGCGCACGCTGACCGGGGCGGCGGTGGGCACGTTGGTTGGTGTGGCCGCACTGCTGCTGATGCCCTCCGCCGGGGACACGGGCGGTATCCTGACCGGCCTGCGCTTTAGCGGGTTTCAATGGCTCTGGCCGCTGCTCGTGCCATTTCTGGCCGCTGCCGTGGCCTTTCTGGCCACCGAACTGGCCGCACGCCGTGTCTTGGGGGAATTGGCCTGA